A genomic segment from Etheostoma spectabile isolate EspeVRDwgs_2016 chromosome 11, UIUC_Espe_1.0, whole genome shotgun sequence encodes:
- the slc9a2 gene encoding sodium/hydrogen exchanger 2, with protein sequence MDSSITRRTGVLLIIFTFSSLLRDSRGDVPTIQTGGIVTILPPVNPDNAPQAYTDAVQEKMPVFTMNYQRIQIPFEITLWVLLASFAKIGFHVYHKITIWVPESCLLISIGLIVGGIMYSVHEEPPAVLSRNVFFLYMLPPIVLDSGYFMPTRPFFENIGTVLWFAVVGTLWNSIGIGISLFAICQIEAFGLQDINLQENLLFATIISAVDPVAVLSVFEDTSVNEQLYIVVFGECLFNDAVTVVMYNLFNFVALMPEVEPVDVFLGVGRVFVVGLGGMGFGVLFGFVAAFTTRFTFKVQEIEPLFIFMYSYLAYLVAELFNISSIMAIVTCALTMKYYVEENVSQHSCTTIRRVVKLLSSISETLIFFFLGVVTITTDHEWNWSYILFTLLFAFVWRGLGVLVLTQIINPFRTIQFNFKDQFGLAYSGLRGAISFALAFTLPENIVRKQLFVTATIAIILFTVFLQGISIRPLIEFINVRRTNRNLDTINVEIHCRLMEHTVAGIEDLCGQWSHFYWKDKFMKFNHKILRKILIRDNRAESSIVALYKRLELQNAMEILGNVSEDISTTPSIVSLYEEKKSSAKPKKTFLATDVKNMHDMLSKNMYKIRQRTVSYTNKHALPNDSHSREILMRRHTSIRCSLRPGSFQSSVVPKSHKYFSLPAGKSLDVKFPPGGKSCTDDLETMSEVVYHPRPSRFGRLSRSSSRAMMPLRRLNTLTEAPSVNMLDERTREERSKSGRGTSRKNSSSSDSHIAAPHRPFHSYVENDSSSAYNIRSGHREVEEEQQQPPPPTRAVTPRNNAAQNPLLRRPQWNPKKM encoded by the exons ATGGATTCAAGCATTACAAGGCGAACAGGAGTTTTACTCATTATTTTCACCTTTTCAAGTCTTCTGCGCGACTCTAGAGGGGATGTGCCAACCATACAAACCGGCGGAATTGTCACGATTTTGCCCCCGGTTAACCCCGATAATGCCCCCCAGGCCTATACAGACGCGGTACAGGAAAAAATGCCAGTGTTTACTATGAATTACCAAAGAATACAGATACCATTTGAGATTACTCTTTGGGTATTGCTGGCTTCATTCGCAAAGATTG GTTTCCATGTGTACCACAAGATAACAATCTGGGTACCAGAGTCATGCCTTCTGATCAGCATTGGTCTGATAGTGGGTGGCATCATGTACTCTGTCCATGAGGAGCCCCCTGCTGTGCTCTCCAGAAATGTCTTCTTCCTCTACATGCTGCCCCCTATTGTCCTTGACTCGGGCTACTTCATGCCAACCAGGCCTTTCTTTGAGAACATCGGCACG gTGTTGTGGTTCGCTGTGGTGGGGACTCTGTGGAACAGCATCGGCATTGGCATCTCTCTGTTTGCCATATGCCAGATTGAGGCGTTTGGTTTGCAGGATATCAACCTCCAGGAGAACCTGCTGTTTGCCACCATCATCTCGGCCGTGGACCCTGTGGCCGTGCTGAGCGTGTTTGAGGACACGTCTGTGAACGAGCAGCTCTACATCGTGGTGTTTGGAGAATGCCTCTTCAATGATGCTGTCACTGTG GTGATGTACAACTTGTTCAACTTTGTGGCATTGATGCCAGAGGTGGAGCCAGTGGATGTTTTCCTCGGGGTGGGGAGGGTCTTTGTGGTGGGGCTCGGTGGGATGGGCTTCGGCGTTCTGTTTGGCTTCGTGGCTGCCTTCACCACAAGATTCACCTTCAAGGTCCAAGAAATCGAGCCCCTCTTCATATTCATGTACAGCTACTTGGCCTATCTGGTGGCCGAGCTCTTCAACATTTCATCCATCATGGC CATTGTGACCTGTGCTCTCACCATGAAGTACTACGTGGAGGAAAATGTGTCCCAGCATTCCTGCACAACCATCCGCCGTGTTGTCAAGCTGCTTAGCTCTATCTCAGAGACGCTCATCTTCTTCTTTCTAGGGGTCGTTACCATAACAACAGACCATGAGTGGAACTGGAGCTACATCCTGTTCACATTGCTGTTTGCTTTTGTATGGAGAGGTCTCG GTGTTCTGGTGCTAACTCAGATCATTAACCCTTTCCGCACCATCCAGTTTAACTTTAAAGATCAATTTGGTCTGGCCTACAGTGGTCTGCGAGGTGCAATTTCATTCGCCTTGGCCTTCACTCTTCCTGAAAACATTGTCCgcaagcagctttttgtcactGCCACCATTGCTATCATCCTATTCACTGTCTTTCTTCAG GGCATCAGTATTCGACCTTTGATTGAGTTCATCAATGTCCGCAGAACCAACCGCAATCTTGACACTATCAACGTAGAGATTCACTGCAGG CTTATGGAGCACACCGTAGCTGGCATTGAGGACCTCTGTGGACAGTGGAGCCACTTTTACTGGAAGGACAA GTTTATGAAGTTCAACCATAAAATCCTGCGGAAAATCCTGATCCGAGACAACCGGGCTGAGTCCAGTATCGTGGCGCTGTACAAGAGGCTGGAATTGCAGAATGCCATGGAGATCCTGGGCAATGTGTCTGAAGACATCAGCACTACTCCGTCCATTGTCTCTCTCTA tgaggaaaagaaaagctCTGCCAAGCCTAAGAAGACGTTCCTGGCAACTGACGTGAAGAACATGCATGACATGCTGTCCAAGAACATGTACAAGATCAGGCAACGG ACGGTGTCATACACAAATAAGCATGCCCTGCCCAACGACAGCCACAGCAGAGAGATATTGATGAGACGCCACACCAGCATCCGCTGCAGCCTCCGACCTGGCAGCTTTCAGTCATCG GTGGTGCCCAAATCCCACAAATACTTCTCTCTTCCTGCTGGGAAAAGTCTGGATGTAAAATTCCCTCCTGGGGGGAAAAGCTGTACAG ATGATCTGGAAACAATGTCAGAGGTGGTCTACCACCCCAGACCCTCTCGGTTTGGCCGGCTCTCACGCTCCTCTTCCAGAGCTATGATGCCTCTACGCAGGCTGAACACCCTAACGGAGGCGCCCTCTGTTAACATGCTGGATGAAAGAACAAGGGAGGAGAGAAGCAAGTCAGGGCGCGGCACGTCCAGAAAAAACTCCTCCTCCAGTGATTCCCACATTGCTGCTCCACATCGTCCATTTCACTCCTATGTTGAAAATGACAGCAGCTCAGCTTATAACATTAGAAGTGGGCATCGTGAAGTggaagaggagcagcagcagcctccacCTCCAACCCGGGCTGTTACACCAAGAAACAACGCAGCACAAAACCCTCTGCTCAGACGGCCTCAGTGGAACCCCAAGAAGATGTAA
- the mfsd9 gene encoding major facilitator superfamily domain-containing protein 9 isoform X1 has product MDLFGVSMIIPLLSHHVKALGASPTVAGIVGSTYGMLQLFSSTLVGSWSDVVGRRYSLLTCLLLSTLGYGLLGVSTSIALFVFARIPVGLFKHSLSICRALLSDLVSESERPLVMGHFNAASSVGFILGPVVGGYLTEHEGGFYTSSFTCAVIFLTNAGLVWMLPWSETLIHRKDTNSNNDTSKGCNEKNCRKPVRNGSNASTHPPVLAADTDPGSIAPGKHVGGLRWREVSLLRPAWRQLSSVGSKIHMVASSDMWDLFLVRLLMAIAIMLYYSNFSLAMEERFSLKPKVTGYLISYSSTLGALAGFLVGPVTQLYGNNMPALLLHSTVLTGLLIFLYAAAPSVSQVLLTSTFFAISTTIGRTCITDLELQRGGVQASGTLIGAGQSVTAVGRVLAPLLSGLAQEFSPCGPPSMGVVLAFAAVCLLLIRIPKWDGRGETKAKR; this is encoded by the exons ATG GACTTGTTTGGGGTGAGCATGATCATCCCGCTGCTGAGTCATCATGTGAAAGCTCTTGGAGCAAGTCCCACTGTGGCTGGTATTGTAG GATCTACATATGGGATGTTACAGCTCTTCTCAAGCACACTAGTT GGCAgctggagtgatgtggtgggACGGCGGTACTCTCTGCTGACCTGCCTGCTGCTGAGCACTCTGGGCTATGGGCTGCTCGGAGTGTCCACCagcattgctttgtttgtctttgCACGGATTCCTGTGG GGCTGTTCAAGCACTCCCTGTCCATCTGCAGAGCCCTGCTGTCTGACCTGGTGTCTGAGTCAGAGCGTCCTCTGGTAATGGGACACTTTAATGCAGCGTCCAGTGTTGGCTTCATCCTGGGCCCTGTGGTGGGTGGCTACCTCACGGAGCATGAAGGTGGTTTCTATACCTCCTCCTTTACCTGTGCAGTCATCTTCCTTACCAATGCAG GGCTTGTATGGATGCTACCATGGAGTGAGACGCTGATTCACCGTAAGGACACCAACTCAAACAACGACACAAGTAAAGGTTGTAATGAGAAAAACTGCCGTAAGCCGGTTCGCAATGGCTCTAATGCAAGTACTCACCCCCCAGTGTTGGCAGCAGACACTGACCCAGGATCCATAGCTCCAGGGAAGCACGTAGGTGGTCTCAGGTGGAGGGAGGTGTCTCTGCTCCGGCCTGCCTGGAGACAGCTGTCCTCAGTGGGATCCAAGATCCACATGGTGGCCTCCTCTGACATGTGGGACCTTTTCCTAGTGCGTCTTCTGATGGCTATAGCTATCATGCTTTACTACAGTAACTTCTCCCTGGCGATGGAGGAGCGTTTTTCACTTAAACCAAAGGTGACGGGTTATCTGATCAGTTACAGCAGCACCTTAGGGGCCCTGGCTGGGTTCCTGGTGGGGCCCGTCACCCAGCTGTATGGGAACAACATGCCTGCTCTTCTGCTTCACTCCACAGTTCTTACCGGTTTGCTCATTTTCCTGTACGCTGCAGCTCCCAGTGTGTCACAGGTACTGCTTACCTCCACCTTCTTTGCTATTTCCACCACTATTGGACGGACATGTATCACAGACCTGGAGCTGCAGAGAGGAGGGGTCCAGGCCAGTGGGACTCTGATTGGAGCCGGGCAGTCAGTTACAGCCGTTGGTCGAGTCCtggcccctctcctctctggtcTTGCACAGGAGTTCAGCCCTTGTGGTCCCCCCAGCATGGGAGTTGTCTTGGCCTTTGCGGCTGTATGTTTACTGCTCATCAGGATCCCCAAATGGGACGGGAGGGGGGAAACAAAAGCCAAACGCTga
- the mfsd9 gene encoding major facilitator superfamily domain-containing protein 9 isoform X2 — protein sequence MDLFGVSMIIPLLSHHVKALGASPTVAGIVGSTYGMLQLFSSTLVGSWSDVVGRRYSLLTCLLLSTLGYGLLGVSTSIALFVFARIPVGLFKHSLSICRALLSDLVSESERPLVMGHFNAASSVGFILGPVVGGYLTEHEGLVWMLPWSETLIHRKDTNSNNDTSKGCNEKNCRKPVRNGSNASTHPPVLAADTDPGSIAPGKHVGGLRWREVSLLRPAWRQLSSVGSKIHMVASSDMWDLFLVRLLMAIAIMLYYSNFSLAMEERFSLKPKVTGYLISYSSTLGALAGFLVGPVTQLYGNNMPALLLHSTVLTGLLIFLYAAAPSVSQVLLTSTFFAISTTIGRTCITDLELQRGGVQASGTLIGAGQSVTAVGRVLAPLLSGLAQEFSPCGPPSMGVVLAFAAVCLLLIRIPKWDGRGETKAKR from the exons ATG GACTTGTTTGGGGTGAGCATGATCATCCCGCTGCTGAGTCATCATGTGAAAGCTCTTGGAGCAAGTCCCACTGTGGCTGGTATTGTAG GATCTACATATGGGATGTTACAGCTCTTCTCAAGCACACTAGTT GGCAgctggagtgatgtggtgggACGGCGGTACTCTCTGCTGACCTGCCTGCTGCTGAGCACTCTGGGCTATGGGCTGCTCGGAGTGTCCACCagcattgctttgtttgtctttgCACGGATTCCTGTGG GGCTGTTCAAGCACTCCCTGTCCATCTGCAGAGCCCTGCTGTCTGACCTGGTGTCTGAGTCAGAGCGTCCTCTGGTAATGGGACACTTTAATGCAGCGTCCAGTGTTGGCTTCATCCTGGGCCCTGTGGTGGGTGGCTACCTCACGGAGCATGAAG GGCTTGTATGGATGCTACCATGGAGTGAGACGCTGATTCACCGTAAGGACACCAACTCAAACAACGACACAAGTAAAGGTTGTAATGAGAAAAACTGCCGTAAGCCGGTTCGCAATGGCTCTAATGCAAGTACTCACCCCCCAGTGTTGGCAGCAGACACTGACCCAGGATCCATAGCTCCAGGGAAGCACGTAGGTGGTCTCAGGTGGAGGGAGGTGTCTCTGCTCCGGCCTGCCTGGAGACAGCTGTCCTCAGTGGGATCCAAGATCCACATGGTGGCCTCCTCTGACATGTGGGACCTTTTCCTAGTGCGTCTTCTGATGGCTATAGCTATCATGCTTTACTACAGTAACTTCTCCCTGGCGATGGAGGAGCGTTTTTCACTTAAACCAAAGGTGACGGGTTATCTGATCAGTTACAGCAGCACCTTAGGGGCCCTGGCTGGGTTCCTGGTGGGGCCCGTCACCCAGCTGTATGGGAACAACATGCCTGCTCTTCTGCTTCACTCCACAGTTCTTACCGGTTTGCTCATTTTCCTGTACGCTGCAGCTCCCAGTGTGTCACAGGTACTGCTTACCTCCACCTTCTTTGCTATTTCCACCACTATTGGACGGACATGTATCACAGACCTGGAGCTGCAGAGAGGAGGGGTCCAGGCCAGTGGGACTCTGATTGGAGCCGGGCAGTCAGTTACAGCCGTTGGTCGAGTCCtggcccctctcctctctggtcTTGCACAGGAGTTCAGCCCTTGTGGTCCCCCCAGCATGGGAGTTGTCTTGGCCTTTGCGGCTGTATGTTTACTGCTCATCAGGATCCCCAAATGGGACGGGAGGGGGGAAACAAAAGCCAAACGCTga
- the tmem182a gene encoding transmembrane protein 182 has translation MRLSVALFFAGLFGALAAVFILLSFGTDYWLLASETCHPNPDGSVGPGGVTIERGDVLLQESTGDITLYHEGFFWRCSFGGSVGDDNLIWKLWFTNQPHSKVCMHAYLFPFPVSHQTHNATEYDSAIIYRGFWSIFMLIGVAAVVLGGFFIICAAPFASHRLYKAGGGLFLASGFFLLCVVVMYVLWVQVLDVVDLYIDNQRSTVCPDFQLSLNYGLSFMFAPIGIFFCLLAGLLFLLIGRTVQIHCH, from the exons ATGAGGCTTAGTGTGGCGTTGTTTTTTGCGGGGCTCTTCGGGGCGTTGGCAGCTGTGTTCATCCTCCTCTCGTTTGGAACTGATTACTGGCTGCTGGCCTCAGAAACTTGCCACCCGAACCCTGATGGATCTGTTGGCCCGGGTGGTGTGACCATAGAG CGTGGAGATGTGTTGCTGCAGGAGAGCACTGGTGACATCACTCTATACCATGAGGGTTTTTTCTGGAGGTGTTCGTTCGGAGGCAGTGTGGGAGATGACAACCTGATCTGGAAGCTCTGGTTCA ctAATCAGCCTCACTCAAAAGTGTGCATGCACGCCTACCTCTTCCCATTCCCCGTGTCTCATCagacccacaatgcaacagagTATGATTCAGCTATAA TCTACAGGGGCTTCTGGAGCATCTTTATGCTCATTGGTGTGGCAGCTGTAGTGCTCGGTGGGTTCTTCATCATCTGTGCTGCACCGTTTGCCAGCCATCGCTTGTATAAAGCAGGTGGCGGCCTGTTCCTGGCATCTG GTTTTTTCCTGCTGTGTGTGGTGGTTATGTACGTACTGTGGGTGCAGGTGTTGGATGTGGTGGATCTCTACATAGACAACCAGCGCTCTACAGTGTGTCCAGACTTCCAGCTGTCCCTCAACTATGGTCTGTCCTTCATGTTTGCCCCTATTGGCATCTTCTTCTGCCTCCTGGCTGGCCTTCTTTTCCTTCTCATTGGCCGAACTGTCCAAATTCACTGCCACTGA